A single region of the Candidatus Cloacimonadota bacterium genome encodes:
- a CDS encoding HAD family phosphatase: MNLEAVIFDLDGTLIDSMGVWIEVDKEYLGKRGIETPDNLFDDIESGNSFIEVAEYFKNKFDLPDSLETIMNEWTEMVRWHYENEIPLKKGVLEFLEFLQSSEIKMGIGTSNSDQLARIVLKANRVDDKFGTVTAGCREIKGKPFPDIFLRVASDLGVKPENCLVIEDVYVGVLAAKAAGMTVFAIQDEHAKYEWDKIQDEADFSASNFSAIHKQLKKILR, encoded by the coding sequence ATGAATCTTGAAGCAGTAATTTTTGACCTTGACGGAACTTTGATCGATTCGATGGGAGTCTGGATTGAAGTTGATAAGGAATATCTCGGAAAAAGAGGTATTGAAACCCCTGATAATCTTTTTGATGATATCGAATCAGGAAACAGTTTTATTGAGGTCGCAGAATATTTTAAAAATAAATTTGATCTGCCCGACTCTTTGGAAACGATTATGAACGAGTGGACAGAAATGGTCAGATGGCATTATGAGAATGAAATTCCTCTAAAAAAAGGTGTGTTGGAATTTCTTGAATTTCTACAATCAAGTGAAATCAAGATGGGAATTGGCACCAGCAATTCGGATCAGTTGGCGAGAATAGTTCTAAAAGCAAATAGGGTGGACGATAAATTCGGAACAGTTACCGCCGGATGTAGAGAAATAAAAGGAAAACCATTTCCCGATATATTCTTAAGGGTTGCCTCTGATTTGGGAGTAAAGCCGGAGAATTGCCTTGTGATCGAGGATGTTTATGTGGGTGTTCTCGCTGCAAAAGCAGCCGGAATGACCGTTTTTGCAATACAAGATGAGCATGCGAAATATGAATGGGATAAGATTCAGGATGAAGCGGATTTTTCTGCAAGTAATTTTTCCGCAATCCACAAGCAATTAAAAAAAATATTAAGATAA